GTCGAACAGACCGAAGACGCGATGCAGAAATTCGCCGAGGACGTGGTCGAACTGGCCAACGGCTATCCCGACTACGGACATCCGATCGAGATTGCCTATCAGCTTTCGGCCGAATATCCGCATCTGGCAAAGACACTCGCTCAGCGACTGAAGCTGGCCGAAGAGATGCCGCTGTTGGCGCAGCTCGTCGCCGCCAGCGCCTTCGACGCGGCACTGCACGATGCGTTCGGCCGCGCGAGCGATATGAATTCGTACGACGGACTCTCGTCCAAACAGATGAACGACGACCTGTCGATCTATCTCGATGACCAATTCAAGGGCGAATACCTCGACAAGTACACGTTGCGGCAGCCCAAGCCGACGTTGCCGCTCTACCATCTCGTCGGAGCCATCGATCCGCTCACGCCGGCCGACGTCAAACAGCCGCTCAAAGACGGCCTTCCCGAGTCGCTGGCGGACTGGATCAAAGCTGACGGCTTGACCCATCTGAAGATCAAGCTGGCCGGCGACAACTTAGATTGGGACGTCGAGAGGACGCTGGCCGTCGATCGGGTAGCGACCGAGGCCGCGACCTCCAAGGGCAAGCCAGCACTGTCTTACTCGTGCGACTTCAACGAGAAGTGTGCGAATGTCGCTTACGTGCTCGATTTTCTGGGGCGCGTCAAGAAGCAGAATGCGGCGGCCTTTGACCGCATTCAGTACCTCGAGCAACCAACCCATCGCAATTTGCGCGAGCACCCGAACGATAAGATGCACGATGCGGCCAAGCTCAAGCCGATCGTGATTGACGAGTCGCTCGTCGACTACGAAACACTGATGCTCGCCCGCGACATGGGTTACAGCGGCGTCGCACTCAAGACGTGCAAGGGTCAGACCGATTCGTTGCTGCTCGCCGCCGCCGCACAGAAATTTAACATGTTCCTCTGCGTGCAGGATCTCACCTGTCCCGGAGCCTCGTTTCTGCAATCGGCGTCGCTCGCCGCCCGCATCCCCACGGTCGCTGCCGTGGAAGGCAACAGCCGC
The DNA window shown above is from Pirellulales bacterium and carries:
- a CDS encoding enolase C-terminal domain-like protein; the protein is VEQTEDAMQKFAEDVVELANGYPDYGHPIEIAYQLSAEYPHLAKTLAQRLKLAEEMPLLAQLVAASAFDAALHDAFGRASDMNSYDGLSSKQMNDDLSIYLDDQFKGEYLDKYTLRQPKPTLPLYHLVGAIDPLTPADVKQPLKDGLPESLADWIKADGLTHLKIKLAGDNLDWDVERTLAVDRVATEAATSKGKPALSYSCDFNEKCANVAYVLDFLGRVKKQNAAAFDRIQYLEQPTHRNLREHPNDKMHDAAKLKPIVIDESLVDYETLMLARDMGYSGVALKTCKGQTDSLLLAAAAQKFNMFLCVQDLTCPGASFLQSASLAARIPTVAAVEGNSRQYCPQANKLWAKKYPGLFKVTDGQIATGALNKIGLGF